A genomic stretch from Hemibagrus wyckioides isolate EC202008001 linkage group LG02, SWU_Hwy_1.0, whole genome shotgun sequence includes:
- the gpatch8 gene encoding G patch domain-containing protein 8 isoform X2: MQGRTDPVPIIVKYDVMGMGRMEMELDYAEDATEKRRVLEVEKEDTEELRQKYKDYAEKEKAIAKALEDLRANFYCELCDKQYQKHQEFDNHINSYDHAHKQRLKELKQREFARNVSSRSRKDGRKQEKMLRRIHELAEQRKQQDCVPGSGPMFKQTTVAVDGEEGGFSSIDGIPMTPDGVTEESSGEDKGNAGGFGQNSPKLGPAISFSLRKNSSSPTPSGGTHTPKVSVSFSFAKKAPVKLETAAAVFADHGEEAVEGEEGQEEVVEKMTVEEGGTASSTDSPQSASGASGASGASGASGAMGGGDEQPQSDDGGTLASTLNKLKMMMKKEEGYSGQEPQYYHYMPPAHCRVKPHFQFLLFMKASDQCGSREEDEDGEEEQKAVQVEGDGGQKESKDNDCKSEKDTVKEPVKEPVKEPVKEQSTNSSSSPKVKTEEVSDIIPGVVSNVDSSSTVSQSTEAKQGSSEPQDTGPRMPTGPFFPVLSKDESTTLQWPSELLEFTKAQPSLSYSCNPLYFDFKLSRNKANRGGKANKGGKPTDGGEGSKAEDTTSNAATSRETSTATPPPGGDKKDESSLKEKTAEDENKDKKLENSEDIVGGSKKKKKKKKHKKSSKRAKRKEKEKVEGEMETETPGEKTKKKKKHKRKKNKNKVRAEDDEKAGESKEQKDTDDKGGTNSSAHTAGGTSTSDGGKRKRLHKEVSQKAVSQEGSTGKPNSSEEHSGTKRPKTDASTSVASCSASAQKSPVGGRPPTSESDEDGGSASQRSRRPHRRASPPRERHHRSEESGHSGRSRSRSSRRGDHNHRRNRGQTSRSRSYSSSSERSSAGSSAYSRRSHSYSDSYSDYSDGKRHRRTKRRSSDSEYERRGGGRSRRRHYSSSSSEEDSRSRSRSHSRRKHHRRRRHHSSSRSYSRSSRSSSARSYRRSSYSRSGSSVSRSSSSTKGSPHRHGHTRRADSSSRRRDFNRSRIYRSQSPRSSSSRAQPRTSNSTQVTKGSGGGGGASEHRNSLTARQLLEKVQSRKGGEDSGTGSKPGNKIKDPPQGYFGPKLPPVLGNKNMLPLFGKLQAGKKPSLLSVMRTDDGEKSGLGKGSDTSNEVILVEPIREFPPPPPPPPPPVQQQQQQQQLVEESHSNTVASDEVRNQASEPQVLHESRSVFEQDSAKVMPAYQAEPGQDPNNPMMDGCILGSDMGQQTAMHAYQGYGVPNMEEEDMGMEAEEDGLAPLESQPITFTPEEMEKYSKLQQAAQQHIQQQLLAKQVKTFPSAAAAAAAANLAAAASLAPAPPPPPAALQPIHIQQPAVSATSATSITTVQHAILQHHAAATAMGIHPHTPHHAHPAHAQLAQVHHIPQHHLTPISLSPLGHTLGHTLGHSLGHTGLIPAHPSAFLPGQPIHIIPASALHHAPLALHHVPHAALYPTLFAPRPATAAAAAALQLHPLLHPIFSGQDLQHPPNHGS; this comes from the exons ATGCAGG GACGCACCGACCCTGTACCCATCATCGTCAAATATGATGTCATGGGAATGGGACGCATGGAAATGGAG CTGGACTATGCCGAGGATGCAACAGAGAAGCGGCGAGTATTGGAGGTGGAGAAAGAGGACACAGAGGAGTTGCGGCAAAAATACAAG gattatgcagagaaagagaaagccatCGCCAAGGCGTTGGAGGACCTGAGAGCTAACTTTTACTGTGAGCTATGTGATAAGCAGTATCAAAAACACCAGGAGTTTGACAATCACATCAACTCTTACGACCATGCACACAAACAG AGGCTGAAAGAGCTGAAGCAGAGGGAATTTGCCCGTAATGTTTCTTCACGTTCCCGCAAGGATGGAAGAAAACAGGAGAAGATGCTGCGGCGTATACACGAGCTGGCGGAGCAGAGGAAGCAGCAGGACTG TGTTCCTGGTAGCGGACCAATGTTCAAACAAACCACAGTGGCAGTCGATGGAGAAGAAGGTGGCTTCTCAAGCATCGATGGCATTCCTATGACCCCAGATGGTGTGACGGAGGAATCTTCAGGAGAGGATAAAGGAAATGCTGGTGGTTTTGGTCAAAACTCCCCAAAACTGGGACCAGCTATCAGTTTTTCTCTTCGCAAGAACAGTTCCTCACCCACACCAAGTGGAGGAACCCATACTCCCAAAGTTAGCGTGTCCTTCTCCTTTGCTAAGAAAGCACCTGTTAAACTAGAGACAGCTGCCGCTGTGTTTGCAGACCATGGAGAGGAAGCAGTGGAAGGAGAGGAGGGCCAGGAAGAAGTAGTTGAAAAGATGACCGTGGAGGAAGGAGGTACAGCATCCAGCACTGACAGCCCGCAGAGTGCATCAGGTGCATCAGGTGCATCTGGTGCATCAGGTGCATCAGGTGCCATGGGTGGAGGGGATGAACAGCCACAGTCTGATGATGGGGGAACCCTGGCCTCCACCCTTAACAagctgaagatgatgatgaagaaggagGAAGGTTACTCCGGGCAGGAGCCGCAATATTATCACTACATGCCTCCTGCACATTGTCGAGTGAAGCCTCATTTCCAGTTTCTGCTCTTCATGAAGGCTTCTGACCAGTGTGGTAGTCGggaggaagatgaggatggGGAAGAAGAGCAGAAAGCAGTACAAGTGGAAGGAGATGGAGGACAAAAAGAGTCTAAAGACAATGATTGCAAATCAGAGAAGGACACTGTGAAAGAGCCTGTGAAAGAGCCTGTGAAAGAGCCTGTGAAAGAGCAGAGTACAAATTCTTCTTCATCGCCCAAAGTAAAAACAGAAGAAGTATCAGATATCATCCCAGGAGTAGTAAGCAATGTAGATTCCTCAAGCACTGTTTCCCAGTCAACTGAAGCAAAGCAAGGGTCATCTGAACCTCAAGACACTGGCCCTCGCATGCCAACAGGAcccttttttcctgttttaagTAAGGATGAGAGCACTACCTTACAGTGGCCATCTGAACTCCTGGAGTTCACTAAGGCCCAGCCTTCACTATCCTACAGTTGCAACCCcctttattttgattttaagCTGTCCCGGAATAAAGCCAATAGAGGTGGCAAGGCAAACAAAGGTGGTAAACCTACTGATGGTGGGGAGGGATCGAAGGCAGAAGATACCACTAGCAATGCAGCCACAAGTAGAGAAACTAGCacagcaacaccaccaccaggtGGTGACAAAAAAGATGAATCTTCCTTGAAAGAAAAGACTGCAGAGGATGAGAACAAAGACAAGAAGCTAGAAAACTCAGAAGATATAGTTGGAGGatccaagaaaaagaaaaagaagaagaaacacaagAAGTCAAGCAAAAGAGCCAaacgaaaagaaaaagagaaagtggAGGGGGAAATGGAGACAGAGACACCAGGAGAGAagaccaaaaagaaaaagaaacacaaacgaaagaaaaacaaaaataaagtacGTGCTGAGGATGATGAGAAAGCAGGAGAAAGTAAagaacagaaagacacagatgaCAAAGGTGGAACCAATTCCTCGGCTCATACTGCAGGCGGGACTTCGACTTCAGATGGAGGAAAGAGAAAGCGGCTACATAAAGAAGTGTCGCAAAAGGCAGTCTCTCAAGAGGGGAGCACAGGAAAGCCCAACTCTTCAGAAGAGCACAGTGGTACAAAACGTCCCAAAACTGACGCAAGCACATCAGTGGCATCCTGCTCCGCTTCTGCCCAGAAAAGTCCTGTGGGCGGTCGACCTCCGACGAGTGAAAGTGACGAAGATGGAGGGTCAGCATCTCAGCGCTCACGCCGTCCTCACCGTCGTGCTAGCCCTCCACGTGAACGGCATCACCGCAGTGAGGAATCTGGACACTCGGGTCGATCACGTAGTCGTTCCTCTCGCAGAGGAGACCATAATCATCGACGTAACAGAGGGCAGACATCTCGTAGTCGGTCGTATTCAAGCAGCTCTGAGCGTTCCTCGGCAGGAAGCAGCGCTTACAGTCGCCGCAGCCACAGCTACTCGGACAGCTATAGTGACTACAGTGATGGAAAACGTCACCGCAGGACAAAAAGACGGTCTTCAGACTCTGAATACGAGAGGAGAGGTGGTGGACGGTCACGCAGACGGCATTACTCCTCCTCGTCTTCAGAAGAAGACTCTCGTTCACGTTCGCGCTCGCACAGCCGCAGAAAGCACCATAGACGGAGGCGCCATCACAGCAGCAGCCGCAGTTACAGTCgaagcagcaggagcagcagtgcTCGCTCATACCGACGCAGCAGCTACAGCCGCAGTGGCAGCTCTGTCAGTCGCTCGTCCAGCTCCACCAAAGGCTCACCACACCGGCATGGTCATACCCGGCGGGCTGACAGCTCTTCACGGAGACGTGATTTTAACCGCTCTCGTATCTACCGATCACAGTCTCCGAGGTCTTCCTCGTCCCGTGCGCAGCCACGAACAAGCAACTCAACACAAGTAACTAAAGGGAGTGGGGGAGGAGGTGGTGCCTCAGAACATCGGAACTCTCTCACTGCAAGGCAGCTTCTCGAAAAAGTCCAGTCTCGCAAGGGAGGTGAAGATTCTGGAACAGGAAGCAAACCAGGCAACAAAATCAAGGACCCTCCACAGGGCTACTTTGGGCCCAAGCTGCCCCCTGTACTTGGAAACAAGAACATGTTGCCCCTGTTTGGTAAGCTGCAAGCTGGGAAGAAACCTTCATTACTTTCTGTTATGCGAACAGATGATGGGGAAAAGTCAGGGCTTGGAAAGGGTTCTGATACAAGTAATGAGGTGATTCTTGTGGAGCCCATTCGTGAGTTTCCTcctccacccccaccaccacctccaccagtccagcagcagcagcagcaacaacaactggTGGAGGAGTCCCACTCAAATACTGTGGCTTCAGATGAGGTCAGAAACCAAGCCTCAGAACCCCAAGTTCTTCATGAATCACGGTCAGTTTTTGAGCAGGATTCAGCTAAGGTTATGCCTGCATACCAGGCTGAGCCTGGACAAGACCCCAACAACCCAATGATGGATGGGTGTATTCTGGGATCAGACATGGGCCAGCAAACAGCCATGCATGCCTATCAAGGCTACGGAGTGCCCAATATGGAAGAGGAGGACATGGGCATGGAGGCTGAAGAGGATGGCTTGGCACCACTGGAGAGCCAGCCAATCACATTTACCccagaggagatggagaaatACAGTAAGCTACAACAAGCAGCGCAGCAACACATCCAGCAGCAGCTTCTAGCAAAACAGGTGAAAACTTTCCCCTCAGCTGCAGCCGCTGCAGCAGCGGCTAATTTAGCAGCTGCTGCCAGCCTTGCCCCTGCGCCTCCTCCACCACCTGCTGCGCTACAACCAATCCACATACAGCAACCTGCTGTATCTGCAACTTCAGCCACATCAATTACAACAGTGCAACATGCCATACTGCAGCATCATGCAGCTGCTACGGCAATGGGCATTCAccctcacactccacaccacgCCCATCCTGCTCATGCTCAGCTCGCCCAAGTACACCATATACCCCAACACCATCTCACCCCTATTTCTCTGTCACCTTTGGGCCATACATTAGGCCACACTTTAGGCCACTCATTAGGGCACACTGGCCTGATCCCAGCCCACCCTTCTGCCTTTCTCCCTGGTCAACCAATCCACATAATCCCAGCGTCTGCGCTCCATCATGCCCCATTAGCTTTGCATCATGTCCCCCACGCAGCCCTTTACCCTACTCTCTTTGCACCACGGCCAGCCACtgcagctgcagcagcagctctgcagcTTCACCCACTTCTTCACCCCATTTTCTCAGGGCAAGACCTTCAGCACCCTCCTAACCACGGATCGTGA